A region from the Streptomyces lydicus genome encodes:
- a CDS encoding transglycosylase SLT domain-containing protein: MLNFALSRPARITRAHKISAALVATASGAAALAFTATPSNAETTAAHAPSTVKPVSANGLPLTAKDRADDGTKGRQLASSVTAGLKVTAVEKQGHTAQQAANRSVERKVIAAPKSAPKAAPKAAPKRYANNLDGWIRESLDIMKAKGIPGSYEGLHRNIMRESSGNPNAVNDWDINAINGIPSKGLLQVIQPTFDTYHVSGTPHKLTDPIANITAAANYAAHRYGSIDNVNSAY; this comes from the coding sequence ATGCTCAACTTCGCCCTGTCCCGCCCTGCCCGCATCACCCGCGCCCACAAGATTTCCGCGGCGCTGGTGGCCACCGCGAGCGGCGCCGCGGCGCTGGCGTTCACCGCGACGCCGAGCAACGCCGAGACCACCGCCGCCCACGCGCCGTCCACCGTCAAGCCCGTCAGCGCCAACGGCCTTCCGCTCACCGCGAAGGACCGTGCGGACGACGGCACGAAGGGCCGGCAGCTCGCCTCGTCCGTCACCGCCGGTCTGAAGGTCACCGCGGTCGAGAAGCAGGGCCACACCGCCCAGCAGGCCGCCAACCGGTCGGTCGAGCGCAAGGTCATCGCCGCGCCCAAGTCCGCTCCCAAGGCAGCGCCGAAGGCCGCCCCCAAGCGCTACGCGAACAACCTGGACGGCTGGATCCGCGAGTCGCTCGACATCATGAAGGCCAAGGGCATCCCCGGCTCCTACGAGGGCCTGCACCGCAACATCATGCGGGAGTCCAGCGGCAACCCCAACGCCGTCAACGACTGGGACATCAACGCCATCAACGGCATACCCTCCAAGGGCCTGCTGCAGGTGATCCAGCCCACCTTCGACACCTACCACGTGTCGGGCACGCCCCATAAGCTCACCGACCCGATCGCCAACATCACCGCCGCCGCCAACTACGCGGCCCACCGGTACGGCTCGATCGACAACGTCAACTCGGCCTACTGA
- a CDS encoding alpha/beta fold hydrolase, producing the protein MSEEMIRSLSVDGVSYSYRRLRQPERITEPVLVLGGALQGMFGWPQMEDHVGPLADVVTADLPGMGSADPLPPGPSIDVVCAAIKGIIDDLGVPRINLFGFSYGAGLAYGCARRFPGRIARLALGGVPAHISEAQKELWRRASGHLAQGDTEAFATLVTEGLMCLDDRRHVAHRKLAYRYVRRSMLHAARNSRHAVDSLRRGISDRPDFSAGLSGIPTLVFSGEHDTVTSPARQRHFASTIPGSRFLTIPDADHWVVLERPQDVADLAARFFTDGALGSAPALAPVAREREEAPAAGPACA; encoded by the coding sequence ATGTCCGAGGAAATGATCCGCTCCTTGTCGGTGGACGGGGTGTCCTACTCCTACCGGCGCCTGCGGCAGCCGGAGCGGATCACCGAACCCGTGCTGGTACTGGGCGGTGCGCTGCAGGGGATGTTCGGCTGGCCGCAGATGGAAGATCATGTGGGGCCGCTGGCGGATGTGGTGACCGCCGACCTGCCGGGCATGGGAAGCGCCGACCCGCTTCCCCCGGGGCCGAGCATCGATGTCGTCTGTGCGGCGATCAAGGGCATCATCGACGATCTGGGCGTCCCGCGGATCAATCTCTTCGGCTTCTCCTACGGGGCGGGCCTGGCCTACGGATGCGCCCGGCGGTTCCCCGGGCGGATCGCACGGCTCGCCTTGGGCGGGGTTCCGGCGCACATCAGCGAGGCGCAGAAGGAGCTGTGGCGGCGGGCGTCCGGCCACCTCGCGCAGGGCGACACCGAGGCCTTCGCCACCCTGGTCACCGAGGGGCTGATGTGCCTCGACGACCGCCGGCACGTCGCCCACCGGAAGCTGGCGTACCGCTACGTACGGCGCTCGATGCTGCATGCGGCCCGCAACTCCCGGCACGCCGTCGACTCGCTGCGCCGCGGGATCTCGGACCGCCCGGACTTCTCCGCCGGCCTGTCGGGCATCCCCACACTCGTCTTCAGCGGTGAGCACGACACGGTGACCTCGCCGGCCCGGCAACGGCACTTCGCGTCCACCATTCCGGGCAGCCGCTTTCTGACGATTCCGGACGCCGATCACTGGGTGGTGCTCGAACGCCCGCAGGATGTCGCGGACTTGGCCGCCAGGTTCTTCACCGACGGGGCGCTGGGCTCGGCGCCCGCCCTCGCACCGGTGGCGCGCGAGCGTGAGGAGGCGCCGGCGGCCGGTCCGGCGTGCGCGTGA
- a CDS encoding beta-ketoacyl-[acyl-carrier-protein] synthase family protein — MTARQEPFAAAVTGLGLVTAAGVGAKATWHAVTQETAPGGVTHQEELADLPCDFMYTIAGLDTTELLGVATQRLMDRFAQLAVIAAREAVLDAGLDPESWDSSRVAVVIGSAHGGLPFYDQQHVAMAGRGARRVSPKLAPLTVVNSAASSVCMDLGAHGPSLGVATACSSGTVALGTAHQLLRAGVCDIALAGGAESVLSRLLIASACQMKAVSTRRDDPATACRPFDAGRDGFVVGEGAGLLVLERPEHARARHAPVRAHLRGYGASSDAYAAVAPDPEGKGIERALRTALADAGVQAGDVGHVNAHGTSTVANDHIEAAVLQRVLGDHPLVTSTKAMTGHALGAAGGIEAALTVLALEQQLVPPTANLEVLDPRIPVDVVHKEARQAAFDCAVKTSLGFGGHNAALVLTR, encoded by the coding sequence ATGACGGCCCGCCAGGAGCCGTTCGCCGCGGCCGTGACGGGACTGGGACTGGTGACCGCGGCAGGGGTGGGGGCGAAGGCCACCTGGCATGCCGTCACCCAGGAAACCGCGCCCGGCGGCGTGACCCACCAGGAGGAACTCGCCGATCTGCCCTGCGACTTCATGTACACCATTGCGGGTCTGGACACCACGGAACTGCTCGGGGTGGCCACCCAGCGGCTGATGGACCGCTTCGCGCAGCTCGCGGTGATCGCCGCCAGGGAAGCCGTCCTCGACGCCGGGCTCGACCCGGAATCCTGGGACAGCAGCCGGGTCGCGGTGGTCATCGGCTCCGCACACGGCGGGCTGCCGTTCTACGACCAGCAGCATGTCGCCATGGCCGGGCGCGGCGCCCGCCGGGTCTCTCCCAAACTCGCCCCGCTGACCGTCGTCAACAGCGCCGCCAGCAGTGTCTGTATGGACCTCGGCGCCCACGGCCCCAGCCTGGGCGTGGCCACGGCCTGCTCCTCCGGGACCGTCGCCCTGGGCACCGCCCACCAACTGCTGCGCGCCGGGGTCTGCGATATCGCCCTCGCCGGCGGGGCGGAGTCGGTCCTCTCCCGGCTGCTGATCGCCAGCGCCTGCCAGATGAAGGCGGTCTCCACCCGCCGGGACGATCCGGCCACCGCGTGCCGCCCCTTCGACGCGGGCCGGGACGGCTTCGTGGTCGGCGAGGGCGCCGGGCTGCTCGTACTGGAGCGGCCGGAGCACGCCAGGGCTCGTCACGCCCCCGTGCGGGCCCACCTCCGCGGCTACGGCGCGTCCAGCGATGCCTACGCGGCGGTGGCCCCCGACCCCGAGGGCAAGGGGATCGAGCGGGCACTGCGCACCGCGCTGGCGGACGCGGGGGTGCAGGCCGGCGACGTCGGCCACGTCAATGCGCACGGCACCTCGACGGTCGCCAACGACCACATCGAGGCCGCCGTGCTGCAGCGGGTTCTCGGCGATCACCCCCTGGTCACCTCGACCAAGGCGATGACCGGGCACGCGCTGGGCGCCGCGGGCGGGATCGAGGCCGCGCTCACCGTGCTCGCCCTGGAGCAGCAGCTGGTGCCCCCGACCGCCAACCTCGAGGTGCTGGATCCGCGGATCCCGGTCGACGTCGTGCACAAAGAGGCCCGGCAGGCGGCATTCGACTGCGCGGTCAAGACGTCGCTCGGCTTCGGCGGGCACAACGCCGCACTGGTGCTGACCCGCTAG
- a CDS encoding ArsR/SmtB family transcription factor, which yields MPLPFDVLAEPSRRKILDLLLERPRLVGELTQQLGLSQPGTSKHLRVLREAGLVRVRQDAQRRWYELRPEPLAELDAWLAHYRHLWTGSLDALERHLDAMEDDPR from the coding sequence ATGCCCCTACCGTTCGACGTACTAGCGGAGCCGAGCCGGCGCAAGATTCTCGACCTGCTCCTGGAGCGCCCACGGCTGGTCGGCGAGCTCACCCAGCAGCTCGGACTGAGCCAGCCCGGCACCTCCAAGCATCTGCGGGTGCTGCGCGAGGCCGGCCTGGTCCGGGTCCGACAGGACGCCCAGCGCCGCTGGTACGAGCTGCGGCCCGAGCCCCTGGCGGAGCTGGACGCCTGGCTCGCGCACTACCGGCATCTGTGGACCGGGTCCCTTGACGCCCTGGAACGGCATCTCGACGCCATGGAGGACGACCCCCGATGA
- a CDS encoding SRPBCC family protein, with amino-acid sequence MNPHSDSLTPAGDGRNTLRMERRLAHPPAKVWSAITDPAHIGQWFPSEVTVELRPGGAMTFTMPGVTDIAMTGTVTDAEEPRLFAFTWGEDHLRWEIAPDGDGSLLTLVHTFGDRFGGASFASGWHLCLTALSQLLDGAPTAVPRDTGELHEAYVEQFDLGQGAAEDTPSGPRIRFERQLVRPAEAVWAALTSGDEPVEGEPAPAGFTSREAPAGPVTEVRAPSVLAYRRGPEGTVRWELGRGTGHGARLVLVQTGPPGADADAALRAWHDRIEHLAARLLEN; translated from the coding sequence ATGAACCCGCACTCCGACAGCCTCACCCCCGCCGGCGACGGCCGGAACACCCTGCGCATGGAGCGCAGGCTGGCGCATCCGCCCGCGAAGGTCTGGTCGGCGATCACCGATCCGGCACACATCGGGCAGTGGTTCCCCTCCGAGGTCACCGTGGAGCTGCGGCCCGGCGGAGCGATGACCTTCACCATGCCGGGTGTGACCGATATCGCCATGACCGGTACGGTCACCGACGCCGAGGAGCCCCGGCTGTTCGCCTTCACCTGGGGAGAGGACCACCTGCGCTGGGAGATCGCTCCGGACGGCGACGGCTCGCTGCTGACCTTGGTGCACACCTTCGGCGACCGGTTCGGCGGCGCGAGCTTCGCCTCCGGCTGGCACCTGTGCCTGACCGCGCTCTCGCAGCTGCTGGACGGCGCGCCGACGGCCGTCCCCCGCGACACCGGAGAGCTGCACGAGGCGTACGTCGAGCAGTTCGATCTCGGACAGGGCGCCGCCGAGGACACCCCGAGCGGGCCGCGGATCCGCTTCGAGCGCCAGCTCGTGCGGCCGGCCGAGGCCGTCTGGGCGGCGCTGACCTCGGGAGACGAGCCCGTGGAAGGTGAGCCCGCGCCGGCCGGCTTCACCTCCCGGGAGGCGCCGGCCGGACCCGTCACCGAGGTACGGGCCCCTTCCGTGCTCGCCTACCGCAGGGGTCCGGAAGGCACGGTCCGGTGGGAGCTGGGCCGGGGCACCGGTCATGGCGCCCGGCTCGTCCTCGTCCAGACCGGCCCGCCGGGTGCCGATGCGGATGCGGCACTGCGGGCGTGGCACGACCGCATCGAGCATCTTGCGGCCCGGCTACTGGAGAACTGA